One Pirellulales bacterium genomic window carries:
- a CDS encoding DUF1559 domain-containing protein: MVELLVSLGVIAIIMAIALPAIQSARESARRQQCQNNLRQILIATQSHHAATNALPSLYNGASLTYPLAEWDLFHMHSWRVSLLPYMEQSALKVRLNWDALATDDENLPVAQTVVSTYICPSGGNPMDMGWGLKHGSIGIPPSTITEQDRYRVVRSDYDAMAGIQVLPNPLPPNTNVLSVDHVRWGIWGWPVFETKTTSGSRLARYRQGMFRDVTDGLSHTLAVVERAGKPKDYLNGKLNVTSENPNADYPGQVGWSASNTFVWSINNDTVGVNESNSKGIYSFHRGGANVGIADGSVRFLSDATNFETLVKLYGRSDGGLPE; the protein is encoded by the coding sequence TTGGTTGAACTGTTGGTCTCGCTGGGCGTCATAGCGATTATCATGGCCATTGCGCTCCCAGCAATACAATCTGCCCGTGAATCAGCGCGACGTCAACAGTGCCAGAATAACCTCCGGCAGATCTTGATCGCAACTCAATCGCATCATGCTGCCACCAACGCGTTGCCATCGCTTTACAATGGCGCCTCCCTAACCTACCCCCTCGCGGAATGGGATCTGTTTCATATGCATTCTTGGCGAGTCTCTCTCCTTCCCTATATGGAGCAATCCGCGTTGAAGGTACGGTTGAATTGGGATGCCCTTGCAACCGACGACGAGAACTTGCCAGTTGCTCAAACCGTCGTCTCAACGTACATTTGCCCAAGCGGTGGAAATCCAATGGACATGGGGTGGGGACTAAAGCACGGTTCAATTGGTATTCCACCCAGCACTATCACTGAACAAGATCGCTATCGCGTTGTCCGTAGCGATTACGACGCGATGGCTGGGATTCAGGTGCTGCCCAATCCTCTGCCACCGAATACAAACGTTCTTTCCGTCGATCACGTTCGCTGGGGAATCTGGGGCTGGCCTGTGTTCGAAACGAAGACGACGTCGGGCTCACGTTTAGCTCGGTATCGGCAGGGAATGTTCCGTGACGTTACCGATGGGCTATCACACACTCTAGCGGTCGTTGAACGGGCGGGAAAACCGAAAGACTATCTCAATGGTAAGCTCAATGTTACTAGCGAAAACCCCAATGCGGACTATCCGGGCCAGGTGGGATGGTCGGCCAGCAACACCTTTGTCTGGTCAATCAATAACGACACCGTAGGTGTGAATGAATCAAATTCAAAAGGCATCTATTCCTTTCACCGTGGTGGCGCAAATGTTGGAATTGCCGATGGTTCAGTCCGTTTTCTATCAGACGCAACGAACTTCGAGACGTTGGTAAAGCTTTACGGCAGGTCTGACGGTGGGTTGCCGGAATGA